One genomic window of Pseudomonas aeruginosa includes the following:
- a CDS encoding DUF1302 domain-containing protein, giving the protein MTTRNPFSRRARLPLAVSLASSLAAPAFGVTFNIGEIEGSFDSALSVGASWSTAKPNKNLIGVNNGGKGLSQTSDDSHLNFKRGETFSKVFKGIHDLELKYGDTGVFLRGKYWYDFELKDEHREFKDIDDSGRKTLAKSSGAELLDAFIYHNYAIGDLPGSVRLGKQVVNWGESTFIQNGISAINPIDVTAFRRPGSEIKEGLIPVNMFYLSQNLTDNLSAEGFYQIEWDQTVVDNCGTFFSQPDVVADGCDQNLAVLTNNKASINLLNNVLAGAGLSVTPSPWDEGILVRRGPDRDARDSGQYGFALRYFADELNTEFGAYYMNYHSRLPIFSGQGASASTMAAINDLATRLAAINPALAAQAAAAATAGNSSYFIEYPEDIRMFGLSFSTTLPNGTAWSGEVSYRPNAPVQLNTTDILFAGLDPVSIGGNRPYDNASVLNGQAGQDLHGYRRKEITQLQTTLTHFFDQVMGAERLTLVGEIGWTHVGGLESTSKARYGRDPVFGPGPLPGTISGLASCQALNVSTLGTAEANNVSRYCENDGYTTSDAWGYRARAIWDYNDVFMGVNLKPSVAWSHDVDGYSPGPGANFEEGRKAVSLGVDAEYQNTYTASLSYTNFFDGKYTTVDDRDFVALSFGMNF; this is encoded by the coding sequence ATGACAACCCGTAATCCGTTCTCGCGTCGGGCCCGGTTGCCGTTGGCCGTCAGCCTGGCTTCCTCGCTGGCGGCTCCGGCCTTTGGGGTGACCTTCAACATCGGGGAAATCGAAGGTTCCTTCGACTCGGCGTTGTCGGTCGGGGCCAGCTGGTCGACCGCCAAGCCGAACAAGAACCTGATCGGTGTGAACAACGGCGGCAAGGGACTTTCCCAGACCTCCGACGACAGCCACTTGAACTTCAAGCGTGGGGAAACGTTCTCGAAGGTCTTCAAGGGCATCCATGACCTCGAACTGAAGTACGGCGATACCGGTGTGTTCCTGCGCGGCAAGTACTGGTACGACTTCGAGCTGAAGGACGAGCACCGCGAGTTCAAGGACATCGACGACAGCGGCCGCAAGACCCTGGCCAAGTCCTCCGGCGCCGAACTGCTCGACGCCTTCATCTACCACAACTATGCCATCGGCGACCTGCCGGGCAGCGTGCGCCTGGGCAAGCAGGTGGTGAACTGGGGCGAGAGCACCTTCATCCAGAACGGCATCAGCGCCATCAACCCGATCGACGTCACCGCCTTCCGCCGGCCCGGCTCGGAGATCAAGGAAGGCCTGATCCCGGTGAACATGTTCTACCTGTCGCAGAACCTCACCGACAACCTGTCCGCCGAAGGCTTCTACCAGATCGAGTGGGACCAGACGGTGGTCGACAACTGCGGCACCTTCTTCTCCCAGCCGGACGTGGTGGCCGATGGCTGCGACCAGAACCTGGCGGTGCTGACCAACAACAAGGCGTCCATCAACCTGCTCAACAACGTGCTCGCCGGGGCTGGCCTGAGCGTTACCCCGTCGCCCTGGGACGAGGGCATCCTGGTCCGCCGCGGGCCGGACCGCGACGCTCGCGACAGCGGCCAGTACGGCTTCGCCCTGCGCTACTTCGCCGACGAACTGAACACCGAGTTCGGCGCCTACTACATGAACTACCACAGCCGCCTGCCGATCTTCAGCGGCCAGGGCGCCTCGGCCAGCACCATGGCGGCGATCAACGACCTCGCCACCCGCCTCGCCGCGATCAACCCGGCACTGGCCGCCCAGGCCGCGGCGGCGGCCACCGCCGGCAACTCCAGCTACTTCATCGAGTACCCGGAAGATATCCGCATGTTCGGCCTGAGCTTCTCCACCACGTTGCCCAACGGCACCGCGTGGAGCGGCGAAGTCAGCTACCGGCCCAACGCGCCGGTGCAGTTGAACACCACCGACATCCTCTTCGCCGGCCTCGACCCGGTGAGCATCGGCGGCAACCGCCCCTACGACAACGCCTCGGTGCTGAACGGCCAGGCCGGGCAGGACCTGCACGGCTATCGGCGCAAGGAGATCACCCAACTGCAGACCACCCTGACGCACTTCTTCGACCAGGTGATGGGCGCCGAGCGCCTGACCCTGGTGGGCGAGATCGGCTGGACCCACGTCGGCGGCCTGGAAAGCACCTCCAAGGCACGCTACGGGCGTGACCCGGTCTTCGGACCGGGGCCGCTGCCGGGGACCATCTCCGGCCTGGCCAGCTGCCAGGCGCTGAACGTCAGCACGCTGGGCACCGCCGAAGCGAACAACGTCAGCCGCTACTGCGAGAACGATGGCTATACCACCTCGGACGCCTGGGGTTATCGCGCCCGTGCGATCTGGGACTACAACGACGTGTTCATGGGCGTGAACCTCAAGCCCAGCGTGGCCTGGTCGCACGACGTCGATGGCTATTCGCCCGGTCCCGGCGCCAACTTCGAGGAAGGCCGCAAGGCGGTCAGCCTGGGGGTGGACGCGGAGTACCAGAACACCTACACCGCGAGCCTCTCCTACACCAACTTCTTCGACGGCAAGTACACCACCGTGGACGATCGCGACTTCGTCGCGCTC